Proteins encoded by one window of Mercenaria mercenaria strain notata chromosome 4, MADL_Memer_1, whole genome shotgun sequence:
- the LOC123550934 gene encoding zinc finger protein ZFP2-like, which translates to MKKYTCGDCMFDCDGVLDLHLHLLQHSEGGNYLYRNDLRTAFPKQSNVSCSTQTLSPDSLSKEVQTDDPPVINETEIKEETEDDVRNETVVEAGFIDTRQLTDENYVDDGMQIGWKEKNFFEDLENKVKYTETEVSQTNVSAELPVCFQAEKLFLLHNDTFSATTSAATQYVFELDANADAYDDSHTAKDDKKKKSKGNKCKIVDTNYDKHGDRLLNSETEVLINNKNEVSKTRKRKKGKKNFWKRKKKVCIDLSKLDVKDKSEVQSSQFICRVCESIFTNRPRWEMHIEDKHYHEYDLQCGSCFLPFVSDEETSSHNCSISFNLTHSCLSCKDKKEYRFEKNLIKHIECEHDNIFPLSCEVCGKLLLSELVQRKHLAEHDPSFRHCNLCNKDFIGRPLIQLDDHLLKHDGIMRYRCHLCNEAYHKKISLSLHLTTKHEIGKSLCVCEHCGHSFPHPRQLYKHVKNVCTKHKVFCEICEKWFSSTYIYTHKKLHSGERPFICEKCGDSFPLADSLKIHMKYKHTFEKKFKCMQCEKAFVKLSTLQRHERVHLKICPHICDYCGKQFSTNWNLKAHMRQHTGEAPYKCSKCGAGFAHNVVRKTHEAKCGVKCE; encoded by the exons ATGAAGAAATACACGTGTGGGGATTGTATGTTTGATT GTGACGGTGTTTTAGATCTTCATCTCCACTTACTACAGCATTCAGAGGGAGGAAACTACTTGTACAGAAATGATCTAAGAACAGCTTTCCCTAAGCAATCCAATGTGAGTTGTAGCACTCAGACACTTTCTCCTGACAGTTTGTCTAAAGAAGTACAGACAGATGATCCACCTGtaataaatgaaactgaaataaaagaagaaacagaagATGATGTACGAAATGAAACTGTTGTAGAGGCGGGATTTATCGATACTAGACAATTGACAGATGAAAATTACGTCGACGATGGCATGCAAATTGGatggaaagaaaaaaacttttttgaagatttagaaaataaagtaaaatatactgAGACAGAGGTATCGCAAACAAATGTCAGTGCTGAATTACCAGTTTGTTTTCAGGCTGAAAAGCTATTTTTGCTCCACAATGACACTTTTAGCGCTACTACCAGTGCCGCCACACAAtatgtatttgaacttgatgcaAATGCTGATGCTTATGATGATAGTCACACAGCCAAAGATGACAAGAAGAAGAAATCAAaaggaaataaatgtaaaatagtaGACACAAATTATGATAAACATGGAGACAGATTGCTCAATAGTGAGACTGAAGTGCTGATAAATAACAAGAATGAAGtatcaaaaacaagaaagaggaaaaaaggaaagaaaaacttttggaaaagaaaaaagaaagtgtGTATTGATTTGTCAAAATTAGACGTAAAAGATAAATCAGAAGTTCAGAGCTCTCAGTTCATTTGCCGTGTTTGTGAGagcatatttactaacagaccaAGGTGGGAAATGCATATTGAAGATAAACATTATCATGAATATGATTTACAGTGTGGGAGTTGTTTCCTACCGTTTGTAAGTGATGAAGAAACATCATCTCACAATTGCAGCATTTCTTTCAATCTGACACACAGTTGTTTAAGCTGCAAAGACAAAAAAGAAtataggtttgaaaaaaatcttataaaacaTATTGAATGTGAGCATGATAATATTTTTCCATTGTCCTGTGAAGTATGTGGCAAACTATTGTTGTCAGAGTTGGTGCAACGAAAACATCTTGCCGAACATGACCCGTCATTTAGACATTGCAACTTGTGTAATAAAGATTTCATTGGTAGACCGTTAATTCAGTTAGATGATCATTTATTGAAGCATGATGGAATAATGAGATATCGTTGTCACTTGTGTAATGAGGCCTACCATAAAAAGATATCCTTATCACTTCATCTAACCACAAAACATGAAATTGGTAAAAGTCTTTGTGTATGTGAACATTGTGGACATTCATTTCCCCACCCTAGACAGTtgtataaacatgtaaaaaatgtCTGTACCAAACATAAAGTATTTTGTGAAATATGCGAGAAATGGTTTAGCAGCACATACATTTACACCCATAAAAAATTACATTCTGGAGAAAGGCCTTTCATATGTGAGAAATGTGGAGACAGTTTTCCTCTGGCAGATAGCCTGaaaattcatatgaaatataaacatacTTTCGAAAAGAAATTTAAGTGCATGCAATGCGAAAAGGCTTTTGTTAAACTATCTACACTTCAGCGGCATGAAAGAGTACACCTGAAAATTTGCCCACATATCTGTGATTATTGTGGAAAACAGTTTtcaacaaactggaatttaaaagCACATATGAGACAGCATACAGGGGAAGCCCCCTATAAATGTTCTAAATGTGGTGCTGGTTTTGCACATAACGTTGTTAGGAAAACACATGAAGCCAAGTGTGGGGTCAAATgtgaataa